One genomic region from Natrinema caseinilyticum encodes:
- the btuC gene encoding vitamin B12 ABC transporter permease BtuC, which translates to MERPVRTAVWSAGLTALLVAVVLGSAALGPVRIAPLTVAMAILNAVAVPSGLEIGTGTLPVLGWSVPLPGLEYASVFSFEVPGTYQFIVTQMRLPRIALAATVGFALAAAGTVMQGFFRNPLADPSIIGVSTGGATGAVAAIAFPGLVPFGSVHLAAFGGALTAAVVVYAIATEGGRTPVATLLLAGVAVQAFLGSVISFMLIHSGDGINEAIVWLMGSLRDRGWSDVAFALPVTLLGVLVLGAYARELNVLLLGEEDAHHLGVDVERTKLFLLALASVVTAAGVAVTGVIGFVGLVVPHIMRLIVGPDHRILFPTSALAGASFLVVTDTLARWPVGPTEVPVGIVTAALGAPFFLFLLTRQEVHSV; encoded by the coding sequence ATGGAGCGACCGGTACGGACAGCGGTGTGGTCGGCGGGGCTCACAGCCCTGCTCGTCGCCGTCGTCCTGGGAAGCGCCGCGCTCGGACCGGTCCGTATCGCGCCACTCACGGTCGCCATGGCAATCCTGAACGCAGTCGCCGTCCCGTCGGGCCTCGAGATCGGAACCGGTACCCTTCCCGTTCTCGGCTGGTCCGTTCCGCTGCCCGGTCTCGAGTACGCGTCCGTTTTCTCGTTCGAGGTACCGGGAACATATCAGTTCATCGTCACGCAAATGCGATTACCGCGGATCGCGCTCGCGGCGACGGTCGGGTTCGCGCTCGCCGCCGCCGGGACGGTAATGCAGGGATTCTTTCGGAATCCGCTCGCCGATCCGTCGATAATCGGGGTTTCGACCGGTGGCGCGACCGGTGCGGTAGCGGCGATCGCGTTCCCCGGGCTGGTGCCGTTCGGCAGCGTCCACCTCGCCGCGTTCGGCGGTGCGCTTACCGCTGCAGTAGTCGTCTACGCGATCGCGACGGAGGGCGGACGGACACCGGTTGCCACGTTGTTACTCGCCGGGGTCGCAGTGCAGGCGTTTCTCGGTTCGGTGATCTCGTTTATGCTCATTCACAGCGGTGATGGCATCAACGAGGCCATCGTCTGGCTGATGGGGAGCTTACGAGACCGCGGCTGGAGCGACGTCGCGTTCGCCCTCCCGGTAACGCTTCTCGGGGTCCTCGTTCTGGGTGCCTACGCTCGCGAACTCAACGTGCTCTTGCTCGGCGAGGAGGACGCACACCACCTCGGCGTCGACGTCGAACGGACGAAGCTGTTCTTGCTCGCGCTGGCGAGTGTGGTCACCGCCGCCGGAGTCGCCGTCACCGGCGTTATCGGGTTCGTCGGACTCGTCGTCCCGCACATCATGCGACTGATCGTCGGCCCGGACCACCGCATCCTGTTCCCGACCAGCGCCCTCGCGGGCGCGTCGTTTCTGGTCGTGACCGACACGCTCGCGCGGTGGCCGGTCGGGCCGACCGAAGTCCCCGTCGGTATCGTCACCGCGGCGCTGGGAGCGCCGTTTTTCCTGTTCTTGCTCACCCGCCAGGAGGTGCACTCGGTATGA
- a CDS encoding ATP-binding cassette domain-containing protein, with translation MRLRLRRRVNEPVTSRGDPEPATISIDDCTRSFGDLPVLENVSLTVEPGTFVGLVGPNGAGKTTLLRAISGAIEPDSGRVTIDGVDVHEVSSQASSRLVSVVPQDTSLSFSFPVRDVVEMGRHPHRSRFSPPTDVDRAAVERALERTRTAAFADRPIDEISGGQRQRVVLARAMAQETPALLLDEPTASLDISHQVETLELVRELVDDGRTVVAAIHDLDLAARYCDRLVLLADGSICRDGAPSTVLTSETLADSFDANAVVTPNPVTGGETVTALADPRETEALPNRVHVLGSGSAAAGVVARLEAAGPEVTLGPVSSGDAAAETARSLEIEAIETEPFTRLSSEDRTAAARSVRKADVTVLADLVLGAGNQTILDALEETDALVVVETRPLSERNFAGTAARTRYGACRERAIESSPETVLTAVTDAFADRDRTQPSASTDPSSD, from the coding sequence ATGAGACTGAGACTGCGTCGTCGAGTGAACGAGCCGGTCACCTCCCGCGGGGACCCCGAGCCGGCGACGATTTCGATCGACGACTGCACGCGGTCGTTCGGCGACCTCCCCGTCCTCGAGAACGTCTCACTGACGGTCGAACCGGGAACGTTCGTCGGTCTCGTCGGCCCCAACGGCGCGGGGAAGACGACCCTGCTGCGGGCGATCAGCGGGGCGATCGAGCCCGATTCGGGACGGGTGACGATCGATGGTGTTGACGTCCACGAGGTATCGTCGCAAGCCTCGAGCCGGCTCGTCTCCGTCGTCCCGCAGGACACGTCGCTGTCGTTTTCGTTCCCCGTGCGCGACGTCGTCGAAATGGGACGACATCCCCACCGCTCGCGATTCTCGCCGCCGACGGACGTGGATCGAGCGGCGGTCGAACGCGCGCTGGAGCGAACCCGGACGGCCGCGTTCGCCGACCGACCGATCGACGAGATCAGCGGTGGACAGCGCCAGCGGGTGGTCCTCGCGCGCGCGATGGCACAGGAGACCCCCGCGCTGTTGCTCGACGAGCCGACGGCCAGTCTCGATATCAGCCATCAGGTGGAAACGCTCGAGTTGGTCCGGGAACTGGTCGACGACGGACGAACGGTCGTGGCGGCGATTCACGACCTGGATCTGGCCGCGCGCTACTGCGATCGGCTCGTGCTGCTCGCGGACGGGTCGATCTGCCGGGACGGTGCGCCGTCGACCGTTTTGACCAGCGAAACGCTCGCCGACTCCTTCGATGCCAACGCGGTGGTCACGCCGAATCCGGTGACCGGTGGCGAAACGGTGACCGCGCTGGCGGACCCACGGGAGACCGAGGCGCTGCCGAATCGCGTCCACGTACTGGGGTCGGGTTCCGCTGCGGCCGGCGTCGTTGCCCGCCTCGAGGCGGCGGGTCCCGAGGTGACTCTCGGTCCGGTCTCGAGCGGCGACGCCGCGGCCGAAACCGCGCGCTCGCTCGAGATCGAGGCGATCGAAACGGAACCGTTCACCCGACTCTCCTCGGAGGACCGGACGGCCGCGGCGCGTTCCGTTCGCAAAGCGGATGTCACGGTGCTTGCGGACCTCGTCCTCGGTGCCGGCAATCAGACGATTCTCGACGCGCTCGAGGAGACCGACGCGCTGGTAGTGGTCGAGACGCGGCCGCTTTCCGAACGGAATTTCGCGGGGACGGCGGCCCGGACTCGCTACGGCGCGTGCCGAGAGCGGGCGATCGAATCGTCGCCCGAGACCGTTCTCACGGCTGTCACGGACGCGTTCGCGGACCGCGACCGGACACAGCCGTCTGCGTCGACCGATCCGTCGTCCGACTGA
- the gatE gene encoding Glu-tRNA(Gln) amidotransferase subunit GatE, translated as MTEHDYEDLGLVAGLEIHQQLDTATKLFCQCPTTLREPEESTRSFSRYLHPTRSELGELDDAAVEESMVEREFEYLAYDTTCLVEEDDEPPHELDAEALETTLEVAQLMDMRPVDQAHVMRKIVVDGSNTSGFQRSTLIATDGEIETSDGPIGIEDLLLEEESAQRVEETDAGVRYSLDRLGIPLVEIGTGPDISTPEQALEAAERIGMLLRSTGKVKRGLGTIRQDVNVSIAEGARVEIKGVQSLDDIDDIVRNEVARQVELVDIRDELEDRDASVDEIVDVSDVFSDTESGVIGGALGSGGSVMAVRLAGFDGLVGREIAPDRRLGTEFSDHAKRHGAGGIFHTDELPAYGVTDDEVAALRDAVGATENDAVAIVAAETDVAKTAIDAVAARAGTALQGVPEETRGANDDGTTRYLRPLPGAARMYPETDVQPVEPDPSEVREPELLTEKVERYQDEYDLGAGLAEQVAYGEYMPLFEDVVADGIDPTLAATTLESTLTELRRDDVPVERLSRDHLEEVFGMADSGDLAREGVPDLLRALANDPTRSAEAAAEAAGLGSAGEDEVRDAVVEVVERNEAQVESEGMQAFSGLMGECMGALRGKADGDLVSELLREEIQKRS; from the coding sequence ATGACGGAACACGATTACGAGGACCTCGGACTCGTCGCCGGGCTGGAGATCCACCAGCAACTCGATACGGCGACGAAACTGTTCTGCCAGTGTCCGACGACCCTCCGCGAACCCGAGGAGTCGACGCGTTCGTTTTCGCGATACCTCCATCCCACCCGAAGCGAACTCGGCGAACTCGACGACGCCGCCGTCGAGGAGAGCATGGTCGAGCGCGAGTTCGAGTACCTCGCCTACGACACGACCTGTCTCGTCGAGGAGGACGACGAGCCGCCCCACGAACTCGACGCCGAAGCCCTCGAGACCACGCTCGAGGTCGCTCAACTCATGGACATGCGCCCGGTCGATCAGGCCCACGTCATGCGCAAGATCGTCGTCGACGGGTCGAACACGTCGGGGTTCCAGCGATCGACTCTGATCGCGACGGATGGCGAGATCGAGACCAGCGACGGCCCGATCGGAATCGAGGATCTGCTGCTCGAGGAAGAAAGCGCCCAGCGCGTCGAAGAAACCGATGCCGGCGTCCGCTACAGTCTCGACCGGCTGGGAATCCCGCTGGTCGAGATCGGCACGGGCCCCGACATCTCGACGCCGGAACAAGCCCTCGAAGCGGCCGAACGAATCGGCATGTTGCTTCGGTCCACGGGCAAAGTCAAGCGCGGTCTCGGGACGATCCGCCAGGACGTCAACGTCTCCATCGCGGAGGGTGCCCGCGTCGAGATCAAGGGCGTCCAGAGCCTCGACGACATCGACGACATCGTCCGAAACGAGGTCGCTCGGCAGGTCGAACTCGTCGATATCCGGGACGAACTCGAAGACCGCGATGCGTCGGTCGACGAGATCGTGGACGTGTCCGACGTCTTCTCCGACACTGAGAGCGGGGTCATCGGTGGCGCACTCGGGTCGGGCGGCTCCGTGATGGCGGTTCGCCTCGCCGGCTTCGACGGACTCGTCGGCCGCGAGATCGCACCCGACCGACGGCTCGGGACCGAGTTCTCGGACCACGCGAAACGCCACGGCGCGGGCGGAATCTTCCACACCGACGAACTGCCGGCGTACGGAGTGACCGACGACGAGGTGGCCGCGTTGCGAGACGCCGTGGGGGCCACCGAGAACGACGCCGTCGCCATCGTTGCCGCCGAGACCGACGTCGCGAAAACGGCGATCGACGCCGTCGCAGCCCGCGCAGGGACCGCGCTCCAGGGCGTTCCGGAGGAAACCCGGGGCGCGAACGACGACGGCACGACTCGCTACCTGCGGCCGCTTCCAGGTGCGGCGCGAATGTACCCGGAGACGGACGTCCAGCCCGTCGAGCCGGATCCGAGCGAGGTTCGCGAACCGGAGTTGCTGACCGAGAAGGTCGAGCGCTATCAGGACGAGTACGACCTCGGTGCGGGACTCGCCGAGCAGGTCGCGTACGGCGAGTACATGCCCCTGTTCGAAGACGTCGTCGCCGACGGTATCGATCCGACGCTGGCTGCGACGACTCTCGAGTCGACGCTCACCGAACTTCGACGGGACGACGTCCCCGTCGAAAGGCTCTCCCGCGACCACCTCGAGGAGGTCTTCGGGATGGCCGACAGCGGCGACCTCGCGCGAGAGGGTGTGCCGGACCTGCTTCGAGCACTGGCGAACGATCCGACCCGTTCGGCCGAAGCGGCCGCCGAGGCCGCCGGCCTCGGTTCGGCGGGCGAGGACGAAGTCCGAGACGCCGTCGTCGAGGTCGTCGAACGAAACGAAGCGCAGGTCGAATCGGAGGGGATGCAGGCCTTTTCCGGGTTGATGGGCGAGTGTATGGGTGCCCTCCGCGGGAAGGCAGACGGCGACCTCGTGAGCGAACTCCTTCGCGAGGAGATTCAGAAGCGAAGCTGA